A genomic segment from Neisseria perflava encodes:
- the pgi gene encoding glucose-6-phosphate isomerase, giving the protein MSAYSDAWQALETHHAGTQHVTLRERFAADAERFNNMHEILHGLLFDYSKNRLDENTLDLLCQLAEAADLPQYMQAMNSGEKINTSEHRAVLHTALRLPANAKPVYVDGENIVPNVHHELNRAFEFARQLLDGTHAGITGKAITDLVHIGIGGSDLGPRMATQALQPYWQNIRVHFVSNSDDADLAQTLLGLNPETTVFSIASKSFRTPETLLNAYAARTWYRDAGLPDSGIYRHFCAISADVAAAQNFGISPDKVFAMSDWVGGRYSVWSPIGLPLMVAVGEKAFRKMLAGAHAMDTHFFETPFRRNIPVLMALINVWYNNFQHSDGQTVVPYSHNMRLFTPWLNQLDMESLGKQRTSDGQPVSCTTGGIVFGDEGVNCQHAYFQLLHQGTRLIPVDFIVPMTTVYGNHRQHRFTVANAFAQAEALMKGKTLNEVQIELAALPQDERNRLAPQKEFPGNRPSNSLLIDSLTPFNLGMLMAAYEHRTFVQGVIWRINPFDQWGVEYGKELAKTIEPELERGTPAHDSSTNGLIAFYRSCNARSKAV; this is encoded by the coding sequence ATGTCCGCATACTCAGACGCATGGCAGGCCTTGGAAACCCATCATGCCGGTACTCAACACGTTACCCTGCGCGAACGCTTCGCCGCAGATGCCGAACGTTTCAACAATATGCACGAAATTCTGCACGGTTTGTTATTTGATTACAGTAAAAACCGCCTAGATGAAAACACCCTTGACTTATTGTGCCAACTCGCCGAAGCAGCCGATTTGCCACAATATATGCAGGCCATGAACAGCGGTGAAAAAATCAACACCAGCGAACACCGCGCCGTCCTCCACACCGCCCTGCGCCTGCCTGCCAATGCCAAACCTGTTTACGTTGACGGCGAAAACATCGTGCCAAATGTTCATCACGAACTCAACCGCGCATTCGAGTTCGCACGCCAACTTTTAGACGGCACGCACGCAGGCATTACCGGTAAAGCGATTACCGACTTGGTTCACATCGGTATCGGCGGCTCCGATTTAGGGCCGCGCATGGCCACACAGGCGCTGCAGCCTTATTGGCAAAACATACGCGTCCACTTTGTCAGCAACTCCGATGATGCCGACCTGGCCCAAACCCTTCTCGGCCTCAACCCCGAAACCACCGTATTCAGCATTGCCAGCAAATCGTTCCGCACACCGGAAACCCTGCTCAATGCCTACGCTGCGCGTACTTGGTATCGAGATGCAGGTTTGCCTGATTCCGGCATCTACCGCCACTTCTGCGCCATTTCCGCCGATGTGGCCGCAGCCCAAAACTTCGGCATCTCCCCCGACAAAGTCTTCGCCATGTCCGACTGGGTTGGCGGCCGCTATTCCGTCTGGTCGCCCATCGGCCTGCCGCTGATGGTTGCCGTTGGCGAAAAAGCGTTCCGCAAAATGCTTGCCGGTGCACACGCGATGGATACCCACTTCTTCGAAACGCCATTCCGCCGCAACATTCCCGTCCTGATGGCGCTCATCAATGTTTGGTACAACAACTTCCAACATTCAGACGGACAAACCGTTGTCCCATACAGCCACAACATGCGCCTCTTTACCCCGTGGCTCAACCAGCTCGATATGGAAAGCCTCGGCAAACAGCGTACTTCAGACGGCCAACCCGTTTCCTGCACCACCGGCGGCATCGTCTTCGGCGATGAAGGCGTCAACTGCCAACATGCCTACTTCCAGCTTCTACACCAAGGCACGCGTCTGATTCCCGTCGACTTCATCGTCCCCATGACCACAGTCTACGGCAACCACCGCCAACACCGCTTTACCGTTGCCAATGCCTTCGCCCAAGCCGAAGCGCTGATGAAAGGTAAGACCTTAAACGAAGTACAAATCGAATTGGCCGCCCTGCCCCAAGACGAACGCAACCGCCTTGCACCGCAAAAAGAATTCCCCGGCAACCGTCCGAGCAACAGCCTGCTCATCGACAGCCTGACGCCTTTCAACCTCGGCATGCTGATGGCTGCTTACGAACATCGTACTTTCGTTCAAGGCGTGATTTGGCGTATCAACCCCTTCGACCAATGGGGCGTGGAATACGGTAAAGAGCTGGCCAAAACCATCGAACCCGAACTCGAACGCGGCACGCCTGCACACGACAGCTCCACCAACGGTCTGATCGCCTTCTACCGCAGTTGCAACGCAAGATCGAAGGCCGTCTGA
- a CDS encoding LacI family DNA-binding transcriptional regulator encodes MATIYDVAAYAGVSPKTVSRVINGDASVSDKTRSKVETAIAALGYIPSSAARIMRSHRSGLVGLITGAISRTGENTGGHGIPDMFLIKGIQQQIRAQGKILMIADIDNKPGQPGQMEPLIRTFMEHRAEGILYVAGFHQEVLLPEVPNRCPMVLVNCFDLAGTPSVLPDDEAGQYGLVRRIIQSGHKRIAYVTLQPGVEATRLRLAGYRRALADADIVFDPDLVQTGYPDFSNDSGSLISAILKLLSLPLPPTVICCGNDEMAVRVYGILRTRGVRVPEQVSVAGYDNHSAIAETLFPPLTSTELPYLRMGAMAADLLFRHIEHPVGAVQPVKVVGETIWRQSVMNK; translated from the coding sequence ATGGCTACAATTTATGATGTCGCTGCTTATGCCGGGGTATCTCCCAAGACGGTCAGCCGGGTGATTAACGGCGATGCGTCGGTCAGTGATAAAACCCGTTCCAAAGTAGAAACAGCGATTGCTGCTTTGGGTTACATCCCGTCTTCTGCGGCGCGGATTATGCGGTCACACCGTTCCGGATTGGTCGGTCTGATTACCGGCGCCATTTCGCGGACAGGCGAGAATACGGGCGGACACGGCATACCGGATATGTTCTTGATTAAGGGCATTCAGCAGCAGATTCGCGCACAAGGCAAGATTTTGATGATTGCCGACATCGACAATAAGCCGGGTCAGCCCGGTCAGATGGAGCCGCTGATCCGTACCTTTATGGAACATCGTGCCGAGGGGATTTTATATGTGGCAGGTTTCCATCAGGAAGTATTGCTGCCGGAAGTGCCCAACCGTTGCCCGATGGTGTTGGTCAACTGTTTTGATTTGGCAGGTACGCCGTCGGTTTTGCCGGACGACGAAGCAGGGCAGTATGGCTTGGTGCGCCGAATTATTCAAAGCGGACACAAACGGATTGCTTATGTGACTTTGCAGCCGGGCGTGGAAGCGACGAGATTGAGATTGGCCGGATACCGCCGTGCTTTGGCTGATGCGGATATTGTCTTCGATCCTGATTTGGTGCAAACTGGTTATCCTGACTTCAGCAACGACAGCGGGTCTTTGATTTCGGCCATTTTAAAGCTGCTGTCTTTGCCGCTTCCGCCGACGGTAATTTGCTGCGGTAACGATGAAATGGCGGTGCGCGTGTACGGGATTTTGAGGACGCGCGGCGTGCGGGTTCCCGAGCAAGTTTCGGTTGCCGGATATGATAACCACAGCGCGATTGCGGAGACGCTGTTTCCGCCGTTGACCAGTACAGAGTTGCCCTATTTGCGCATGGGCGCGATGGCGGCGGATTTGCTGTTTCGACATATTGAACACCCGGTCGGAGCGGTTCAGCCAGTCAAGGTCGTTGGGGAAACCATTTGGCGTCAGTCTGTGATGAATAAATAG
- a CDS encoding MFS transporter, protein MKISPQVAMTLRQIMLMNFGFFGIQYSFGLQQTAINPIFSFLHADPSQLPILNMAGPITGLLVQPMIGAMSDRTWVPGLGRRRPYFLIGAIGCSLCLFIYPHVTALWVAVLLLWLLDISNNTAMEPFRAFIADTVPEHQQSTGFLMQSVFTGLGITLANVSLYIFQQIGWLQQTSEAGIPYWVFGSFYIGAVCSIGSVLVTVLSTSEREPNPEEMAAIKAQPSGPAHAVKDIIVAVREMPTALWQLALVYLFQWYALFIYWQYISHSIVQSVWDSTVENTEAYSQAVAWTGLVNGFYNVVTFISAFGLMWMARKYAAKYVHAFAVTLAALALLTIPHIGNKYLMFAPMIGFGVGWASMMGVPFMIVVGSIPKERYGVYMGIVNMMIVIPMLIETVSFGWVYKTFLGSNPANAMTFAGVFLAIAAVLTLTIKTAAKPATAE, encoded by the coding sequence ATGAAAATCTCCCCACAAGTGGCGATGACACTTCGCCAGATTATGCTGATGAACTTCGGTTTCTTCGGCATTCAATACAGCTTCGGGTTGCAGCAAACTGCGATTAATCCGATTTTCAGCTTTCTTCATGCCGATCCGAGCCAGTTGCCGATTTTGAATATGGCAGGTCCGATTACCGGTTTGCTGGTGCAGCCGATGATTGGTGCGATGAGTGACCGCACTTGGGTGCCTGGATTGGGTCGCCGCCGTCCGTATTTCTTGATCGGCGCCATCGGTTGCAGCCTCTGTCTCTTTATCTATCCGCACGTTACCGCATTGTGGGTGGCCGTATTGCTGCTGTGGCTTTTGGACATTAGTAACAACACTGCAATGGAACCTTTCCGTGCGTTTATTGCCGATACGGTTCCTGAACATCAGCAATCTACCGGTTTCTTGATGCAGTCTGTGTTTACCGGTTTGGGTATTACACTGGCCAACGTTTCCCTCTACATCTTCCAACAAATCGGCTGGTTGCAACAAACTTCCGAAGCGGGTATTCCGTATTGGGTATTCGGCTCCTTCTATATTGGTGCGGTTTGCTCTATCGGTTCGGTTTTGGTTACTGTTTTATCGACATCCGAACGCGAGCCTAATCCTGAAGAAATGGCGGCCATAAAAGCGCAACCAAGCGGTCCGGCTCATGCTGTTAAAGATATTATCGTTGCTGTACGCGAAATGCCGACAGCCCTGTGGCAACTGGCTTTGGTATACCTCTTTCAATGGTACGCACTCTTTATCTACTGGCAATATATTTCCCACAGTATCGTTCAATCCGTTTGGGATTCGACTGTTGAAAATACCGAAGCGTATAGTCAAGCGGTTGCATGGACCGGTTTGGTAAACGGTTTCTACAATGTTGTAACCTTTATCTCCGCCTTCGGCCTGATGTGGATGGCGCGCAAATACGCTGCCAAATATGTTCACGCCTTTGCCGTTACCCTTGCCGCGCTGGCCTTGCTTACCATTCCGCACATCGGCAACAAATACCTGATGTTTGCGCCGATGATCGGTTTCGGTGTCGGCTGGGCAAGTATGATGGGCGTGCCGTTTATGATTGTGGTCGGCTCTATCCCTAAAGAACGTTACGGCGTGTACATGGGTATTGTGAACATGATGATTGTGATTCCAATGCTGATTGAAACCGTATCTTTCGGCTGGGTGTACAAAACCTTCTTAGGGTCAAACCCTGCCAACGCGATGACTTTTGCCGGTGTTTTCCTCGCCATCGCCGCTGTATTGACCTTAACCATTAAAACTGCGGCCAAACCGGCTACTGCAGAATAA